In one Arthrobacter jinronghuae genomic region, the following are encoded:
- the panD gene encoding aspartate 1-decarboxylase, which produces MNRKMFKSKIHRATVTHADLHYVGSVTVDLDLLEAADILPGELVSIVDVDNGARLETYTIAGERGSGVLGINGAAAHLVHVGDTVILITYADMTTEEARSFVPTVVHVDSANRILELGTDPAEAVTEGTERPPLALDNTQVMAGNPGAAAEAR; this is translated from the coding sequence ATGAACCGGAAAATGTTTAAGTCCAAAATCCACCGCGCCACGGTGACCCATGCCGACCTGCACTACGTGGGGTCCGTGACGGTTGACCTTGACCTCCTCGAAGCCGCGGACATCCTGCCCGGCGAGCTCGTCTCGATCGTCGACGTCGACAACGGCGCCCGGCTGGAGACGTACACCATCGCCGGCGAGCGCGGCTCGGGGGTGCTGGGCATCAACGGTGCAGCGGCCCACCTGGTGCACGTGGGCGACACGGTCATCCTCATCACTTACGCAGATATGACCACCGAAGAGGCCCGCTCCTTTGTGCCGACGGTAGTCCATGTTGATTCCGCCAATCGGATCCTGGAGCTGGGCACCGACCCGGCCGAGGCCGTGACGGAAGGCACCGAGCGTCCTCCGCTGGCTCTGGACAACACCCAGGTCATGGCCGGCAACCCGGGCGCCGCAGCCGAAGCCAGATAG
- a CDS encoding AEC family transporter, which translates to MLGVLTGFAVVWIIILTGYAIGRLGVLGENAQTVLSRLAFFVASPALLLITLSDADLPTVFSFPLLVAAASALATALLYVLVTRWWLRRPLPEMLISAMSSSLVNAANLGLPICVYVLGDAAYIAPVLIFQLAFFTPFFLMMMDSATSGRRTSVRVFAGQVVRNPIIVGSLIGLLLAATGTQLPEIIHEPVSLIGGAAVPAMLLAFGLSLVGSRPLTADGGRRADVVLASAFKLLVQPLLAFVLARFVLGMEGHLLFAVVVTAALPTAQNVFVAAARYEEGVLVAKDTVLLTTIASLPVLVLAAALLT; encoded by the coding sequence GTGCTGGGGGTACTCACCGGATTCGCCGTTGTCTGGATCATCATCCTCACCGGGTATGCCATCGGCAGGCTCGGCGTACTGGGGGAAAACGCACAGACCGTACTGAGCCGCCTGGCGTTCTTCGTTGCTTCGCCGGCGCTGCTGCTCATTACGCTCAGTGATGCCGATCTGCCCACGGTCTTCTCGTTTCCGCTGCTGGTGGCCGCCGCCAGCGCCTTGGCCACGGCGCTCCTCTACGTGCTCGTTACCCGCTGGTGGCTGCGCCGCCCGTTGCCGGAAATGCTTATTTCCGCCATGTCCTCATCCCTGGTAAATGCCGCCAATCTTGGGCTGCCCATCTGCGTATACGTCCTCGGGGATGCTGCCTATATTGCACCCGTGCTGATTTTCCAGCTCGCTTTCTTCACCCCGTTCTTCCTGATGATGATGGATTCGGCCACCAGCGGCCGGCGTACCTCGGTTCGGGTTTTTGCCGGGCAGGTGGTCCGCAATCCGATAATCGTCGGCTCCCTGATCGGCCTGCTGCTGGCCGCCACCGGCACGCAGCTGCCCGAAATCATCCATGAACCGGTGTCCCTGATCGGCGGTGCAGCGGTTCCCGCCATGCTCCTTGCCTTCGGGCTTTCACTGGTGGGGTCGCGGCCCCTGACCGCCGACGGCGGCAGACGGGCCGACGTCGTCCTCGCCTCTGCCTTCAAGCTCCTGGTCCAGCCGCTGCTGGCTTTCGTACTGGCCCGCTTCGTCCTTGGGATGGAAGGTCACCTGCTTTTCGCCGTCGTGGTCACCGCGGCCCTTCCCACTGCACAGAATGTTTTCGTTGCCGCTGCCCGCTACGAAGAAGGTGTGCTGGTAGCCAAGGACACCGTGCTGCTCACCACCATTGCCTCGCTTCCCGTGCTGGTCCTGGCCGCTGCCCTGCTGACCTGA
- a CDS encoding extracellular solute-binding protein, with protein sequence MPKDARYWGHTRKGARAAAGVALALGATLLTGCGTDEGAAPTLTWYINPDAGGQAELAKQCSDASGGAYTIETSLLPNDAASQREQLARRLAAGDKSMDIMSLDPPNVPEYAEPGYLAPVPDDVAERTTEGVLEGALAGAKWKDEVVAVPFWANTQILWYRKSVAQAAGLDMTQPVTWDDIIAAAESQDKYIGVQGARAESMTVWVNALVASAGGEIVQNPDASADELKLGLDSDAGKQAADVVSTIGKEGLGGPGLPTQTENTSMIQFQGDQGSFMVNYPFVWPATNASVEEGALPESLIEDIGWALYPAMNEGEDTAPPLGGINLGVGSNSQHPDLAFQAIECIVSPENQAQYFTTNGNPPSNEEAYNAPGIEETFPMAPVIRDSLELAVPRPQTPYYNEISTGIQQTWTPPSEVNPDTTPAESQEFILEVLRGEKLL encoded by the coding sequence ATGCCAAAGGACGCAAGATACTGGGGGCATACCCGGAAAGGGGCACGGGCTGCTGCCGGCGTTGCTCTCGCCCTGGGTGCGACTCTCCTGACCGGCTGCGGAACCGATGAGGGCGCAGCACCCACATTGACCTGGTACATCAACCCGGATGCGGGCGGGCAGGCAGAACTCGCGAAGCAGTGCAGCGACGCCTCGGGGGGTGCCTACACCATCGAGACCTCCCTGCTGCCAAACGATGCCGCCTCCCAGCGCGAACAGCTGGCCCGACGCCTCGCGGCCGGGGACAAAAGCATGGACATCATGAGCCTGGATCCACCCAACGTCCCCGAGTACGCGGAACCGGGATACCTGGCACCCGTACCGGACGACGTAGCGGAGCGGACCACCGAGGGTGTGCTGGAAGGCGCCCTCGCTGGAGCAAAGTGGAAAGACGAAGTGGTGGCCGTTCCCTTCTGGGCCAACACGCAGATCCTCTGGTACCGCAAATCCGTTGCGCAAGCCGCAGGTCTTGACATGACCCAGCCGGTAACCTGGGACGACATAATTGCCGCGGCCGAGAGCCAGGACAAATACATCGGCGTCCAGGGCGCCCGGGCCGAGTCCATGACGGTGTGGGTGAACGCACTGGTGGCGTCCGCCGGCGGTGAAATTGTGCAGAACCCTGACGCATCGGCGGATGAACTCAAGCTAGGACTCGACTCCGATGCCGGAAAGCAGGCGGCGGACGTAGTCTCCACGATCGGCAAGGAAGGCCTGGGCGGTCCCGGACTGCCCACGCAGACGGAAAACACCTCCATGATCCAGTTCCAGGGTGACCAGGGATCGTTCATGGTCAACTATCCCTTCGTCTGGCCGGCCACCAACGCGTCGGTCGAGGAAGGCGCGCTGCCTGAGTCCCTCATCGAGGACATCGGCTGGGCTCTTTACCCGGCCATGAACGAGGGCGAGGATACTGCTCCCCCGCTGGGCGGCATCAACCTCGGAGTGGGCTCCAACAGCCAGCACCCTGATCTGGCGTTCCAGGCCATTGAATGCATCGTCTCGCCCGAGAACCAGGCGCAGTACTTCACCACCAACGGCAACCCGCCGTCGAACGAAGAGGCCTACAACGCACCGGGGATCGAAGAGACATTCCCGATGGCCCCGGTCATCCGGGACTCGCTGGAACTGGCCGTGCCGCGGCCGCAGACGCCGTACTACAACGAGATCTCCACGGGCATCCAGCAGACCTGGACTCCGCCGAGCGAGGTCAACCCCGACACCACCCCGGCCGAGAGCCAGGAATTCATTCTGGAAGTCCTTAGAGGGGAGAAACTGCTGTGA
- a CDS encoding carbohydrate ABC transporter permease → MSTSVEAVREAPAKPTPSKQPLSDRAKAERRLGFWLAGPAFIIMLAVTAYPILLALWESLFKYRLTAPADREFVGLGNYATILSDGLFWRDLGVTVLITVITVVIELILGFALALVMNSALKAVRGWLRTAILVPYGIITVVSAFAWFYAFDINSGYINSWFNWVPGIDSDLNWFADTWTALSVIMASEIWKTTPFISLLLLAGLAQVPGELTEAAEVDGASWWQRMSKVIIPNMKAAIMVAVLFRALDAFRIFDNVYIMTNGAYGTEVLSLLAYRTSITRLEIGMGSAVSVLLFICVIIICFIAIKLFKVDLSGARGGK, encoded by the coding sequence GTGAGCACTTCCGTCGAAGCGGTCCGGGAAGCCCCGGCCAAGCCCACCCCGTCCAAACAACCCCTCAGTGACCGCGCCAAAGCGGAGCGGCGGCTCGGTTTCTGGCTCGCCGGGCCCGCCTTCATCATCATGCTGGCGGTCACCGCCTATCCGATCCTTCTGGCGCTCTGGGAATCGCTGTTCAAGTACCGTTTGACCGCTCCGGCGGACCGGGAGTTCGTGGGACTGGGCAATTACGCCACCATCCTTTCGGACGGATTGTTCTGGCGGGACCTGGGTGTCACGGTGCTGATCACGGTCATCACCGTCGTCATTGAGCTGATCCTCGGTTTTGCCCTGGCCCTGGTGATGAACAGCGCGCTGAAGGCCGTCCGCGGGTGGCTGCGCACCGCGATCCTCGTGCCGTACGGCATCATCACCGTGGTTTCCGCCTTCGCCTGGTTCTATGCCTTCGACATCAACTCCGGGTACATCAACAGCTGGTTCAACTGGGTGCCCGGGATCGATTCGGACCTGAACTGGTTTGCCGACACCTGGACGGCTCTCTCCGTCATCATGGCCTCGGAAATCTGGAAGACCACCCCGTTCATCTCCCTGCTGCTGCTCGCGGGCCTGGCCCAGGTTCCCGGGGAGCTGACGGAAGCGGCAGAGGTGGACGGCGCTTCCTGGTGGCAGCGGATGTCCAAGGTGATCATCCCCAACATGAAGGCCGCCATCATGGTCGCCGTCCTGTTCCGGGCACTGGACGCCTTCCGCATCTTCGACAACGTGTACATCATGACCAACGGCGCGTACGGCACCGAGGTGCTGTCGCTGCTGGCCTACCGAACCTCGATTACCCGCCTGGAAATCGGCATGGGCTCGGCCGTTTCGGTCCTGCTGTTCATCTGCGTCATCATCATCTGCTTCATTGCCATCAAGCTGTTCAAAGTGGACCTTTCCGGTGCTCGAGGGGGTAAATAA
- a CDS encoding carbohydrate ABC transporter permease: MKSSPAKRRTVWTIVSILVVLYALFPVASILATSFKLPSDLTSGTFLPTNWSWSNYEQILVGDAQGLFLSSLRNSIGICLIATFIAVILATLCAYAIARLDFPGKKLVLTTALGVSIFPVISIVTPLFNLWRNIGLYDTWPGLIIPYLSLTLPISIWTLAAFFRQIPWELEQAAQVDGATTWQAFRKAIVPLAAPGVFTTAIIAFFIAWNDFVYGISLTSTEAARPVPAALAFFTGASQFEEPTGAISAAAIIVTIPVVVLVLAFQRQIVSGLTQGAVKG, encoded by the coding sequence GTGAAGTCCTCACCTGCCAAACGGCGGACCGTTTGGACCATTGTTTCGATACTGGTCGTCCTCTACGCACTGTTCCCGGTGGCGTCGATCCTGGCGACTTCGTTCAAGCTGCCCAGCGACCTGACGTCCGGGACCTTCCTCCCGACCAACTGGTCATGGAGCAACTACGAACAGATCCTGGTCGGCGACGCGCAGGGCCTGTTCCTGAGCAGCCTGCGCAACTCCATCGGCATCTGCCTGATCGCCACGTTCATCGCGGTCATCCTGGCCACCCTCTGCGCCTATGCCATCGCCCGCCTGGACTTCCCGGGCAAGAAACTGGTGCTGACCACGGCTCTGGGTGTCTCGATCTTCCCGGTGATCTCCATCGTGACCCCGCTGTTCAACCTGTGGCGCAACATCGGTCTCTATGACACCTGGCCCGGCCTCATCATCCCCTACCTGTCCCTGACGCTGCCGATCTCCATCTGGACCCTGGCAGCCTTCTTCCGGCAGATCCCGTGGGAGTTGGAGCAGGCAGCCCAGGTGGACGGGGCCACCACGTGGCAGGCGTTCCGCAAGGCCATTGTTCCGCTCGCTGCACCGGGCGTCTTCACCACCGCGATCATTGCGTTCTTCATCGCCTGGAATGACTTTGTGTACGGCATTTCGCTGACCTCCACCGAGGCGGCGCGGCCGGTTCCGGCAGCCCTGGCGTTCTTCACCGGCGCTTCACAGTTCGAGGAGCCCACCGGCGCCATTTCCGCCGCGGCGATCATCGTCACCATTCCCGTAGTTGTCCTGGTGCTCGCGTTCCAGCGCCAAATCGTCTCCGGCCTAACCCAGGGCGCCGTCAAGGGCTAG
- a CDS encoding ABC transporter ATP-binding protein, giving the protein MASITLNHLVKKYGDGFPAVNDVSLDIADGEFIILVGPSGCGKSTLLRMIVGLEDITSGDLLINGERVNDKAPRDRNLAMVFQNYALYPHLTVYENIAFPLRLNKGKYNDEQVRKLVTDAATTLELTDHLDRKPANLSGGQRQRVAMGRAIVRQADAFLFDEPLSNLDAKLRGQMRAEIAQMQRRLGTTSVYVTHDQTEAMTLGDRVAVLKKGILQQVASPRELYEQPINLFVAGFIGSPSMNFLPATLENGVLKTAVGDLRIPEEKAAKAAGRQVVLVGIRPEFFEDASLVEEHKLQHGSTFTAPITHTEWLGNEQYGYIHFDPTPEVRELLNNLARDMDADELRPQVVVTLDAASRIRGGRDAELWLDTRKVHLFDPETGENLTRDAAAGAELTEEANAHRAEEIAAAHESVPAAAS; this is encoded by the coding sequence ATGGCATCTATTACCCTTAACCACCTCGTCAAGAAATACGGCGACGGTTTCCCGGCCGTCAACGATGTCAGCCTGGATATTGCCGACGGAGAGTTCATCATCCTGGTGGGCCCCTCCGGCTGCGGCAAGTCGACACTGCTGCGCATGATCGTGGGCCTCGAGGACATTACCTCCGGTGATCTGCTGATCAACGGAGAGCGCGTCAATGACAAGGCACCCCGCGACCGCAACCTGGCCATGGTGTTCCAGAACTACGCGCTCTACCCGCACCTCACGGTCTACGAGAACATCGCGTTCCCGCTGCGGCTGAACAAGGGCAAGTACAACGACGAGCAGGTCCGCAAGCTCGTGACCGACGCAGCAACCACGCTTGAACTGACGGACCACCTGGACCGGAAACCGGCCAACCTCTCCGGCGGCCAGCGGCAGCGGGTGGCCATGGGCCGTGCCATCGTCCGGCAAGCCGATGCCTTCCTCTTTGATGAGCCGCTCTCCAACCTGGACGCCAAACTGCGCGGCCAGATGCGTGCCGAGATTGCGCAGATGCAGCGCCGTCTAGGCACCACCAGCGTTTACGTCACCCACGACCAGACCGAGGCCATGACGCTGGGAGACCGGGTAGCAGTGCTGAAGAAGGGCATCCTGCAGCAGGTCGCTTCCCCGCGCGAGCTCTACGAACAGCCCATCAACCTTTTCGTGGCCGGCTTCATCGGTTCCCCGTCCATGAACTTCCTGCCGGCAACGCTGGAGAACGGAGTGCTGAAGACAGCCGTCGGCGACCTCCGCATTCCCGAGGAAAAGGCAGCGAAGGCCGCCGGCAGGCAGGTTGTCCTGGTGGGCATCCGTCCCGAGTTCTTCGAGGATGCTTCCCTGGTGGAGGAACACAAGCTGCAGCACGGCTCCACGTTCACGGCACCGATCACGCACACGGAGTGGCTGGGCAACGAACAGTACGGCTACATCCACTTCGATCCCACTCCCGAGGTCCGTGAGCTGCTGAACAACCTCGCGCGGGACATGGATGCCGACGAACTGCGCCCGCAGGTGGTGGTTACGCTCGACGCCGCCAGCCGGATCCGCGGCGGCCGCGACGCCGAACTGTGGCTGGACACCCGCAAGGTGCACCTCTTCGACCCCGAGACCGGCGAGAACCTGACCCGCGATGCGGCTGCCGGTGCGGAGCTGACGGAGGAAGCCAACGCCCACCGTGCCGAGGAGATCGCCGCTGCCCACGAGTCGGTCCCAGCGGCCGCTTCCTAG
- a CDS encoding NHL domain-containing thioredoxin family protein produces MTETVRAGYRVRASELEGRNWLNTGGRQLNLEDLRGKIVLLDFWTFCCINCLHVLDELRPLEEKFSDVLVTVGVHSPKFEHEADPVALAAAVERYEIHHPVLDDPELLTWQAYTARAWPTLVVLDPEGYIVAHLSGEGHAAGLESLVAELVEEHEAKGTLHRGDGPYVPAEPTAGDLRFPGKVTALPGGTFLVADTGHHRLVELDADLAGVRRTIGDGTKGWQDGDAGTARFNEPQGVALLPADVAEKAGYDVVVADTVNHRLRSVNLATGAVQTIAGNGVQRLLDAGNQTKAGAASAGSGEAAGDSAPSDSSDLLGADPLNISLSSPWDLVWSSKLQRLVIAMAGTHQIFSFDPVTGAVAVLAGTGLEGLLDGGASAAWFAQSSGLAEDGDGNLWVADSETSALRRLNLDGTGGSVQVETAVGTGLFDFGFRDGDASVARLQHPLGVAVLPDGSVAVADTYNGAVRRYDPVTGTVSTLARGLSEPSDVLVDNSAAEPLLIVVESNRHQLVRLPIPKEAQSVDEGARQTQRPKTAVEAGPMSLTVRFAAPKGQKLDDRWGDPTQLKISASPEGLLVSGGGTATGLTRELVLSDTVTEGVLHITARAAACDGEPGGEIPDHAACHMYQQDWGIPVVLQAGGESELVLDLRGLD; encoded by the coding sequence ATGACTGAAACCGTGCGCGCCGGATACCGGGTGCGGGCCTCGGAGCTCGAGGGCCGCAACTGGCTGAACACCGGCGGCCGGCAGCTGAACCTGGAGGATCTCCGCGGCAAGATCGTGTTGCTGGATTTCTGGACTTTCTGCTGCATCAACTGCCTGCACGTGCTGGACGAGCTTCGGCCCCTCGAGGAAAAGTTCTCCGACGTGCTGGTCACGGTGGGAGTCCATTCCCCGAAGTTCGAGCACGAAGCGGACCCGGTGGCCCTGGCCGCCGCGGTGGAGCGCTACGAAATCCACCACCCCGTGCTGGATGACCCGGAGCTGCTCACCTGGCAGGCCTACACGGCCCGCGCCTGGCCCACCCTGGTGGTCCTGGACCCCGAGGGGTACATCGTGGCGCACCTGTCCGGTGAAGGACACGCAGCGGGCCTGGAATCGCTTGTGGCAGAGCTCGTGGAGGAACACGAGGCCAAGGGGACGCTGCACCGCGGCGACGGCCCCTACGTCCCGGCAGAACCCACCGCCGGAGACCTGCGGTTCCCGGGAAAGGTGACCGCCCTGCCCGGCGGGACCTTCCTGGTCGCCGATACGGGCCACCACCGCCTCGTGGAGCTGGATGCGGACCTGGCGGGCGTCCGCCGGACCATCGGCGACGGCACCAAGGGCTGGCAGGACGGCGATGCCGGGACCGCCCGCTTCAACGAACCCCAGGGTGTGGCCCTGCTGCCTGCCGACGTGGCGGAAAAGGCAGGGTACGACGTCGTTGTGGCGGACACGGTCAACCACCGTCTGCGCTCGGTGAACCTCGCTACGGGTGCCGTTCAGACCATCGCCGGCAACGGAGTGCAGCGGCTGCTGGACGCCGGGAACCAGACGAAGGCGGGTGCGGCATCCGCCGGGTCCGGTGAAGCCGCCGGGGACAGCGCCCCCTCCGATTCCTCCGATCTGCTGGGCGCCGACCCGCTCAACATTTCGCTGTCCTCGCCGTGGGACCTGGTCTGGTCCTCGAAGCTGCAGCGGCTGGTCATCGCGATGGCCGGCACCCACCAGATCTTCAGTTTCGATCCGGTGACCGGGGCCGTAGCCGTCCTGGCCGGCACGGGACTGGAAGGCCTGCTCGACGGCGGAGCCTCCGCTGCCTGGTTTGCCCAGTCCTCCGGCCTTGCCGAAGACGGCGACGGCAACCTCTGGGTAGCCGATTCCGAAACATCCGCGCTGCGCAGGCTGAACCTGGACGGCACCGGCGGAAGCGTCCAAGTGGAAACCGCCGTCGGCACCGGCCTGTTCGACTTTGGCTTCCGCGACGGTGACGCCTCTGTGGCCCGGCTGCAGCACCCGCTGGGTGTAGCGGTGCTGCCGGATGGTTCCGTGGCGGTTGCGGACACCTACAACGGCGCGGTGCGGCGCTACGATCCGGTGACGGGCACCGTCTCCACCCTTGCCCGCGGACTCTCCGAGCCTTCGGACGTGCTGGTGGACAACAGTGCCGCCGAACCGCTGTTGATTGTGGTCGAGTCCAACCGGCACCAGCTGGTCCGCCTGCCCATTCCGAAGGAAGCCCAGTCCGTGGATGAAGGCGCCCGGCAGACGCAGCGCCCGAAGACCGCCGTGGAAGCCGGCCCAATGTCGCTGACGGTGCGCTTCGCCGCACCCAAGGGCCAGAAGCTGGATGACCGCTGGGGTGATCCCACGCAGCTGAAGATCTCCGCCTCCCCGGAGGGGCTGCTTGTCTCCGGCGGCGGCACGGCTACGGGCCTGACCCGTGAACTCGTGCTTTCAGACACAGTGACGGAGGGAGTACTCCACATCACCGCCCGTGCTGCCGCCTGCGACGGAGAGCCGGGCGGGGAGATCCCTGACCACGCGGCCTGCCACATGTACCAGCAGGACTGGGGCATTCCGGTAGTGCTGCAGGCCGGAGGCGAGTCCGAGCTGGTCCTGGACCTGCGCGGACTGGACTGA
- a CDS encoding cytochrome c oxidase assembly protein, with amino-acid sequence MGTVPKSVKTQTDRPTGSSRLPQHGNGGDPSSAGQNGSAVPAVRTGWLAAAGALVFIALAAAMLFTGAAGASQLGDPGSLTRWALPAAKAVQNISMAAVIGSLVFAVTILPKSLNFRRVRKNASGRPAPAEPEHPAFTRALALTSVAAVAWTLSALAVMVFTYSDVSGLPLSADSTYTAGLASFLTDFSTGRAWLAVSIIAAVVTALSFGVRSLGMLAFTLVLAVGALLPTALIGHSAGGDDHAAAVNSIGLHLLGVCLWIGGIIVLAVVSRQLGSITGVVLARFSALAGFAFALVFLSGVVNASLRINSLDQLGTPWGGLVLTKAGLTLLLGILGLMHRNWIIPRLAGSHPSRTPVPAGTAAPNGGLSAQRVLWQLIAVELAVMGAVSGVAVALGRTAPPRSEELPQDASPARILTGYDLPPELTPERYLTEWRPDWLWVAVILTLATSYLIGAVRLRQRGDKWPVRRTACWLVGLLALGYITCGAPQVYGMVLFSTHMLAHMALTMVVPLFLVLGAPVTLALKALTPRTDGTRGIREWILIGVHSRFSKIITNPVVAAVNFAGSIVVFYYSDLFGLALREHVGHELMVVHFLLTGYIFILTMIGIDPLPGRAPYPLRLVILLATMAFHAFFGVAVMGGTALIQASYFGNMGREWGLSALADQQLGGSLMWGIGEIPTLFVAIGVAYQWSKSDARETKRLDRAAERNNDADLTAYNNMFANLAQRDAGTPDQGDR; translated from the coding sequence ATGGGTACTGTGCCAAAATCCGTCAAAACCCAGACCGACCGCCCCACCGGCAGTTCGCGGCTTCCGCAGCACGGCAACGGGGGCGACCCTAGCTCAGCAGGGCAGAACGGCAGCGCTGTTCCCGCCGTGCGCACCGGCTGGCTTGCAGCTGCAGGCGCCCTCGTCTTCATCGCCCTGGCAGCGGCCATGCTTTTCACCGGTGCCGCCGGAGCGTCGCAGCTGGGAGACCCCGGATCGCTGACCCGCTGGGCACTTCCCGCAGCAAAGGCCGTGCAGAATATTTCCATGGCTGCCGTCATCGGCTCGCTGGTTTTTGCCGTGACGATCCTGCCCAAGAGCCTCAACTTTCGACGCGTACGAAAAAACGCGTCCGGCCGGCCGGCACCGGCTGAACCCGAGCATCCGGCGTTCACCCGTGCACTGGCCCTGACCTCGGTCGCCGCGGTCGCGTGGACCCTCTCCGCACTGGCCGTCATGGTGTTCACCTACTCCGATGTATCCGGGCTGCCGCTCAGCGCAGACTCCACCTACACGGCGGGCCTGGCGTCCTTCCTGACCGACTTTTCCACCGGACGGGCCTGGCTGGCAGTGAGCATCATCGCCGCCGTCGTCACCGCGCTGTCCTTCGGGGTGCGGTCCCTCGGCATGCTGGCCTTCACGTTGGTCCTCGCCGTCGGCGCCCTGCTCCCCACTGCCCTGATCGGGCATTCCGCCGGCGGAGACGATCATGCCGCGGCGGTGAACTCGATTGGACTGCATCTGCTGGGCGTATGCCTGTGGATCGGCGGAATCATCGTCCTGGCCGTGGTATCCCGGCAGCTCGGCTCCATCACCGGCGTAGTACTGGCGCGGTTCTCCGCCCTCGCGGGCTTCGCCTTCGCGCTGGTGTTCCTCTCCGGCGTCGTCAATGCGTCCCTGCGGATCAATTCGCTGGACCAGCTGGGGACGCCGTGGGGCGGCCTCGTGCTCACCAAAGCCGGGCTCACGCTGCTTCTGGGCATCCTGGGGCTGATGCACCGCAACTGGATCATTCCGCGTCTCGCCGGTTCCCACCCGTCCCGCACCCCGGTTCCGGCCGGAACCGCAGCCCCCAACGGCGGGCTGTCGGCCCAACGGGTGCTCTGGCAGCTCATTGCCGTGGAACTGGCCGTCATGGGCGCCGTGTCCGGCGTGGCTGTGGCCCTGGGCCGCACCGCGCCGCCGCGCTCCGAAGAGCTCCCCCAGGATGCATCACCGGCCCGTATCCTCACCGGCTATGACCTGCCGCCGGAGCTGACCCCGGAACGCTACCTCACCGAGTGGCGGCCGGACTGGCTCTGGGTGGCTGTCATCCTGACCCTGGCCACGTCCTATCTCATCGGCGCGGTACGGCTCCGCCAGCGTGGAGACAAATGGCCGGTCCGGCGTACGGCCTGCTGGCTGGTTGGCCTGCTGGCCCTCGGCTACATCACCTGCGGCGCACCGCAGGTTTACGGCATGGTCCTGTTCAGCACGCACATGCTGGCGCACATGGCCCTGACCATGGTGGTGCCGCTGTTCCTCGTGCTCGGTGCACCCGTCACCCTTGCACTCAAGGCACTGACGCCCCGCACCGACGGTACCCGCGGGATCCGGGAATGGATCCTCATCGGGGTGCATTCACGCTTCTCGAAGATCATCACCAACCCGGTTGTGGCCGCTGTGAACTTTGCCGGCTCCATCGTGGTCTTCTACTATTCGGACCTCTTCGGCCTGGCCCTGCGGGAGCACGTGGGGCACGAGCTGATGGTGGTGCACTTCCTGCTGACCGGCTACATCTTCATCCTGACGATGATCGGGATTGATCCGCTGCCCGGCCGCGCGCCCTACCCGCTGCGCCTGGTGATCCTGCTCGCCACCATGGCCTTCCACGCCTTCTTCGGAGTGGCGGTGATGGGCGGAACGGCACTGATCCAGGCTTCCTACTTCGGGAACATGGGCCGGGAATGGGGACTGTCTGCCCTGGCGGACCAGCAGCTGGGCGGGTCATTGATGTGGGGCATCGGTGAAATCCCGACCCTGTTCGTGGCCATCGGGGTGGCTTATCAGTGGTCCAAGAGCGATGCCAGGGAAACCAAGCGGCTGGACCGCGCAGCAGAGCGGAATAATGACGCCGATCTGACTGCTTACAACAACATGTTTGCAAACCTGGCACAGCGTGATGCCGGGACCCCGGATCAAGGAGATCGTTAA
- a CDS encoding HU family DNA-binding protein produces the protein MAMNRSELVAAVAEKSGNSQTAVNGVLDAVFDIFVDSVAKGEKITIPGWLAVERTDRAARTGRNPQTGETIQIPAGHSVKLTAGSKLKAAVSTKK, from the coding sequence TTGGCTATGAACCGCAGTGAACTTGTTGCCGCAGTTGCAGAAAAGTCCGGCAACAGCCAGACCGCAGTCAACGGCGTGCTGGATGCCGTCTTCGACATCTTCGTAGATTCCGTTGCCAAGGGCGAGAAGATCACCATCCCGGGCTGGCTGGCAGTTGAGCGCACCGACCGCGCTGCACGTACGGGCCGCAACCCGCAGACCGGCGAAACCATTCAGATCCCGGCAGGCCACAGCGTCAAGCTGACCGCCGGCTCCAAGCTGAAGGCTGCCGTTTCCACCAAGAAGTAG
- the rpsN gene encoding 30S ribosomal protein S14 — protein sequence MAKKSKIARNEQRKVIVERYAAKRLELKKTLVDANATDEAREAARLGLQKLPRNASPVRLRNRDQIDGRPRGTLQKFGISRVRFRNMAHAGELPGIKKSSW from the coding sequence ATGGCAAAGAAGTCCAAGATTGCCCGCAACGAGCAGCGCAAGGTTATTGTTGAGCGCTACGCTGCCAAGCGCCTCGAACTGAAGAAGACTCTGGTCGACGCTAACGCTACCGACGAAGCCCGCGAAGCTGCACGCCTCGGCCTGCAGAAGCTTCCGCGCAACGCTTCCCCGGTCCGCCTTCGCAACCGTGACCAGATTGACGGTCGCCCCCGCGGTACCCTCCAGAAGTTCGGTATCTCGCGTGTGCGTTTCCGCAACATGGCCCACGCAGGCGAACTGCCGGGTATCAAGAAGTCCAGCTGGTAA